Proteins from a genomic interval of Panthera tigris isolate Pti1 chromosome A2, P.tigris_Pti1_mat1.1, whole genome shotgun sequence:
- the DCAF15 gene encoding DDB1- and CUL4-associated factor 15 yields MAPSSKSERNSGAGSGGGGPGGAGGKRAAGRRREHVLKQLERVKISGQLSPRLFRKLPPRVCVSLKNIVDEDFLYAGHIFLGFSKCGRYVLSYTSSSGDDDFSFYIYHLYWWEFNVHSKLKLVRQVRLFQDEEIYSDLYLTVCEWPSDASKVIVFGFNTRSANGMLMNMMMMSDENHRDIYISTVAVPSPGRCAACREASRAHPGDPSAQCLRHGFMLHTKYQVVYPFPTFQPAFQLKKDQVVLLNTSYSLVACAVSVHSAGENNFCQILYDHTTSPPAPPSPPGPQSPEVPPTLPSPCPETAPARVPGAPEPSPAIAKAKEFVADIFRRAREAKGGTSEEARPPPCPGPSGSRCRPPSEPLAPCGEVVPRDSPPAAEAPAPEPGYVNYTKLYYVLGSSEGTEAEDEFEDDKISLPFVVTDLRGRNLRPMRERAAVQGQYLTVEQLTLDFEYVINEVIRHDATWAHQFCSFSDYDIVILEVCPETNQVLINIGLLLLAFPSPTEEGQLRPKTYHTSLKVAWDLNTGIFVTVSVGDLTEVKGQTSGSVWSSYRKSCVDMVMKWLVPESSGRYVNRMTNEALHKGCSLKVLADSERYTWIVL; encoded by the exons ATGGCGCCCAGCTCGAAATCGGAGCGGAACAGCGGGGccgggagcggcggcggcggccccggggGCGCCGGGGGGAAACGGGCAgcggggcggcggcgggagcACGTCCTCAAGCAGCTGGAGCGGGTCAAG ATCAGTGGGCAGCTCTCCCCTCGCCTCTTCCGGAAGCTGCCGCCCAGGGTCTGCGTCTCCCTCAAGAACATTGTGGACGAGGACTTTCTCTACGCAGG acaCATCTTCCTGGGCTTTTCCAAGTGTGGCCGTTACGTTCTTTCCTACACCAGCAGCAGCGGGGATGACGACTTCTCCTTCTACATCTACCATTTGTACTGGTGGGAGTTCAACGTGCACAGCAAGCTCAAGCTG GTCCGGCAGGTGCGGCTCTTCCAGGATGAGGAGATCTACAGCGACCTGTACCTGACCGTGTGCGAGTGGCCCAGCGATGCCTCCAAGGTCATCGTCTTCGGCTTCAA CACCCGCTCGGCCAATGGGATGCTCATGAACATGATGATGATGAGTGACGAGAACCACCGAGACATCTACATCAGCACCGTGGCGGTGCCGTCGCCAGGCCGCTGCGCCGCCTGCCGGGAAGCCAGCCGGGCCCACCCGG GCGACCCCAGCGCGCAGTGCCTGCGGCACGGCTTCATGCTGCACACCAAGTACCAGGTGGTCTatcccttccccaccttccagCCTGCCTTCCAGCTCAAGAAGGACCAGGTGGTGCTGCTCAACACCAGCTACTCTCTGGTGGCCTGTGCGGTCTCGGTCCACTCGGCAG GCGAGAACAACTTCTGCCAAATCCTGTATGACCACACCACCTCCCCTccggcccctcccagcccccctggGCCTCAGAGCCCTgaggtgccccccaccctccccagtccCTGTCCCGAAACAGCCCCCGCCCGGGTCCCTGGGGCCCCTGAGCCCTCGCCCGCCATCGCCAAAGCCAAGGAGTTTGTGGCCGACATCTTCCGCAGGGCCAGAGAGGCCAAGGGTGGGACCTCGGAGGAAGCCCGGCCGCCCCCCTGCCCGGGGCCCTCGGGCAGTCGCTGCCGCCCGCCCTCAGAGCCCCTGGCCCCGTGTGGGGAGGTGGTACCCCGAGACAGCCCCCCTGCGGCGGAGGCACCAGCCCCTGAGCCCGGCTACGTCAACTACACCAAGCTGTATTACGTGCTGGGGTCCAGCGAAGGGACCGAAGCAGAGGATG AGTTCGAGGATGACAAGATCTCCTTGCCCTTTGTGGTGACTGATCTCCGTGGCCGCAATCTGCGGCCCATGAGGGAGCGGGCTGCCGTCCAG GGTCAGTACCTGACGGTGGAGCAGCTCACGCTGGACTTCGAATACGTCATCAATGAGGTCATCCGCCATGATGCCACCTGGGCCCACCAGTTCTGTTCCTTCAGTGACTACGACATTGTCATCCTCGAG gtcTGCCCGGAAACCAATCAAGTCCTCATCAACATCGGCCTGCTGCTCCTGGCGTTCCCGTCCCCCACTGAGGAGGGCCAGCTCCG ACCAAAGACCTATCACACCAGCCTCAAAGTGGCATGGGACCTCAACACAGGCATCTTCGTGACAGTCAGTGTAGGCGACCTGACCGAGGTCAAGGGGCAGACCAG CGGCAGTGTCTGGAGTTCATACCGCAAGAGCTGCGTGGACATGGTCATGAAGTGGCTGGTGCCTGAGAGCAGCGGCCGCTACGTCAACAGGATGACCAACGAGGCGCTGCACAAAG gGTGCTCGCTGAAGGTTCTGGCAGACAGCGAGAGGTACACGTGGATTGTGCTGTGA